The following proteins are co-located in the Onychomys torridus chromosome 6, mOncTor1.1, whole genome shotgun sequence genome:
- the LOC118585517 gene encoding 60S ribosomal protein L39-like: MEGYPMIVDRKHYGRQLTRLPTISSHKTFRIKRFLAKEQKQNHPIPQWIWMKTGNKIRYNSKRIHWKRTKLGL; encoded by the exons atggaaggatatcccatgatTGTGgacag AAAACATTATGGGAGACAGCTGACTCGGCTTCCCACCATATCTTCTCACAAGACTTTCAGAATCAAGCGATTCCTGGCCaaggaacaaaagcaaaatcatcCTATTCCTCAGTGGATTTGGATGAAAACTGGTAACAAAATCAGGTACAACTCCAAGAGAATACACTGGAAGAGAACAAAGCTGGGTCTGTAA